The region AGCAAGTCCCCTTCTTTTGATCGCTCAAGCTCGAGCTTCTCCGTGTAACTCGTCGGGCTTTTCAAAACAATATGAATTAATTCACCTGAACTCGCCTCAAAAATGATGTCTCCAACCTCGCCAAAACGTTTCCCCGTCTTGGACACGACAGTCTTCCCTAAGAGCTGCTTAGAAAACTTCTTCTCTTGTTCCTTTGCCATATCCTCGTCGATTGCTGAGCGAGTATTTAAAACTTTCGCTCGACGACAACAGAGCACACCCCCCTCTGAGAAAAAGCAAGAATCCAGTTCTTACGCACGACCTTTGTGTTCTGGAAGCAAGCAAAAAGTTTATATGCACAACACGCGTAAGAAGGCCTATCGTGCGGTCGACTGTTTAGTAGTTGTACATGAGCACCTCTTGCTTGAGAAAAAAAAAAGGAGAAAACAGGAAAGACTGCCATCAACCCATAAAACGCTCAACAAGGCCAGAAAAACGCCTTTGAAAAACAACACCTCCGCCATGACGTGGTACACCGCACTCGGCTTCAAAGAAAACCCGCTCGATATTCGCCCAAACCCGCGACTCGTCGGCCTCCAATACGAAGAAGAGCTGCTCAAGAACTTCATCTTAAAAGGAGAACTCTGCTTCCTCACAGGCCTGACAGGGAGCGGCAAAAGCAGCCTCCTGCGAAGAGTCGAACAAACCCTCCCCGGCCACACCTTCATCTACCTCGACGCACAAGACCTGCCCCCTGGCTTTCGCCTCGAAGACGAACTCAAGAAGAAAAGGTCCTTCTTCGACCGACTCAGGCTGCGCAACTTCCCCTCAAAAACACCCGTCCTTCTCATTGATGAATTCCAAGACACCGACCCCCGACTCGTCCTCGAAGCACGAGCCAAGTGGGAAAACAAACAAGCACGACGCATCAAGGCCATCATCATAGCCCAAATCGACAAAGTCCTGCGCAACGTCACGCCCGCCTTCAAGGAACGCCTCGGCAACCGCATCATCGAACTGCGAACGCTTGACAGCGACGAAATGAAAGACATCATTCGCCTCAGACTTAAACGAGGGAGAAAAAACTTCTCTCAGAAGATCGAAGAAGAAGCCCTCGGCCTCCTCGTAGCCTGCGCCGAC is a window of Candidatus Woesearchaeota archaeon DNA encoding:
- a CDS encoding AAA family ATPase, with protein sequence MMSPTSPKRFPVLDTTVFPKSCLENFFSCSFAISSSIAERVFKTFARRQQSTPPSEKKQESSSYARPLCSGSKQKVYMHNTRKKAYRAVDCLVVVHEHLLLEKKKRRKQERLPSTHKTLNKARKTPLKNNTSAMTWYTALGFKENPLDIRPNPRLVGLQYEEELLKNFILKGELCFLTGLTGSGKSSLLRRVEQTLPGHTFIYLDAQDLPPGFRLEDELKKKRSFFDRLRLRNFPSKTPVLLIDEFQDTDPRLVLEARAKWENKQARRIKAIIIAQIDKVLRNVTPAFKERLGNRIIELRTLDSDEMKDIIRLRLKRGRKNFSQKIEEEALGLLVACADGNPRRLLEYTELLFDFHHTKFGQNNPLIKNPRYRITYHAAREILAVNGINVAQYSTSKPRARGIEAFKKKFNQQERALLRFLMTGQKTYRDIARHLRTTKANAKKQVQALKRKEAVVYAGKRGKDGLFEAAPKIKRLRVNV